In Akkermansia muciniphila, the DNA window GGAAGGACACGGGGGACCGTTGACCCAGCAGCAGATTGACAGGATGGCGCAGCTGGGGCGGCGCATCGTATCCCGCATGGAGCAGCTGGGCATGACGCCCGTGCTTCAGGGTTATGTGGGGTTTGTTCCTGCGGATTTTGCGGAGAACGTGCGGATGAAGGGCCTGAAGCTTATCCCGCAGGGGGAATGGGTCAATTTCAAGAGGCCGTGGGTCGTGGACCCCACTTGCGAGGCGTTTCCGAAGCTGGCTGCGGACTGGTACAAGGCTCTCCGCAAGGTGTACGGCATTTCCGGAAAAATGTTCGGGGGGGATTTGTTCCATGAGGGAGGCAGCAAGGGGGACATTGACGTGACGCGTGCGGCGCAGGCGGTGCAGGGCGCCATGCAGAAGGCTTCCCCGGGTTCTTCCTGGGTGATCCAGGCGTGGGGGGGCAATCCTTCCCGCGAGCTGCTGGCCGGAACGGACCCGAAGCATGCGCTTGTGCTGCAGCTTACCAAGGACATGGCTGACGGCGGAAAGAATTTGAGGACTTTTGACGGCATTCCCTGGGTCTGGTGTGAGCTGGCCAACTTCGGCGGCAATACGGGACTGTACGGAGGGGTTCCTCTTCTGTCCCGTCTGGGGAGTGATTTGGCCGGCTACAGGGACAAGGGGCTGACGGGAATGGGTACCTTGTCCGAAGGGCTGGAGACGAATCCCCTTCATTACGCCCTGTTCAGCGACCGTTTATGGACAGAGGAGGATATTCCGGTCCGGGACTGGCTCAGGAAGTATGCTCGCCAGCGTTACGGCGCCGCTCCGGAAGCGGTCGTGCAGGCTTTGGAAATCCTGTCTTCCTCCATTTACAATCCCGCCCGTTCGCAGGAGGGGTGTACGGAGTCCATTATCTGCGCCCGTCCGTCCTGGGACGTCCGCAAGGCTTCCACGTGGTCCAGCGGGGAGAGGTATTACCATCTGGGCGACATCGTTAAAGCGGCCCGCGGTTATTTGCAGGCGGCTAATGCCCAGCCGTCCCTGTTAAAGGAGGAGACTTTCCGCTATGACTTGGTGGATGTCGTCCGCCAGGCGCTTGCGGACGCCGCTTTTTACCAGCTTCAGCGGATCAGGAGCGCTTTTGACTCCGGGGATGCAGCGGCATACAGGAGGCAGGTGAAATCGTTCCTGTCCCTGGTTGCCGATATGGACGCCCTTCTGGCGACGGACAGCCAGTTCCTGCTGGGAACCTGGCAGAAAAAGGCGCTGGATTGGGGAAGCACCCGGCAGGAAAAGGCCTTGATGGACAAGTCCGCCAAAATGCTTGTGACTACGTGGATTGACCAGGCTCCCCGTGCGCTGAATGATTATTCCAACCGCCAGTGGGCCGGGCTTGTTTCCGATTTTTATCTGCCCCGCTGGAAGAATTTTTTTGAATCCCAGCTGGATGTGCTGACCGGAAAGAAGGACCGTACCGCCGCCCAGGCCGCCTTTATGGATAAGACGGTCCGTGAGGAGCTGGCTTTTGCGGGAAATGGAAAGGTGTATTCCACCAAGCCGTCCGGGGATACTCTGACCGTCGCCAACCGCGTGATGGGTGCTCACCGGGAAATGCTGGACGCCCTGAGCGCGGAAGAAAGACATTCCACGGGAACTCCGTGGGATCTTCAGCAGGGCTCTCCGCTGCAATTTAACGTAACGGACCAGGTAACCGGGCCGGGCACGTATACCGCTACCTTCCAGTGGAAGAACGGTCCCAGCGCCCTGAAAATTCATTCCGTCAAGTTGTACGAGGGAGACAGGGAAGTGGCCGCAGATACCCATGAAGGCTGGACCGGGGTGGAGAATAAGGATAATTCCTACAGGCTTGATCTGAAGAGGTACCGCACCAACCTTGATTCCTATACCTTGAAGGC includes these proteins:
- a CDS encoding alpha-N-acetylglucosaminidase; the encoded protein is MSPLVCVSAAEMSPVAAAEDVVARVTPAAKGAVSFSLNPALGNKITISGAPGGIRVEASDVRRLVAGYGWYLKNIAKVHFSWNGDRLTLSSPLPAPSSPVTIESPWNTVFAYNYCTLSYTAAFWDWNRWQREIDFLALSGFTHALVTAGLEKTWEDFLIGLGYPREKALRFIPNPAFAAWWNMGNLEGHGGPLTQQQIDRMAQLGRRIVSRMEQLGMTPVLQGYVGFVPADFAENVRMKGLKLIPQGEWVNFKRPWVVDPTCEAFPKLAADWYKALRKVYGISGKMFGGDLFHEGGSKGDIDVTRAAQAVQGAMQKASPGSSWVIQAWGGNPSRELLAGTDPKHALVLQLTKDMADGGKNLRTFDGIPWVWCELANFGGNTGLYGGVPLLSRLGSDLAGYRDKGLTGMGTLSEGLETNPLHYALFSDRLWTEEDIPVRDWLRKYARQRYGAAPEAVVQALEILSSSIYNPARSQEGCTESIICARPSWDVRKASTWSSGERYYHLGDIVKAARGYLQAANAQPSLLKEETFRYDLVDVVRQALADAAFYQLQRIRSAFDSGDAAAYRRQVKSFLSLVADMDALLATDSQFLLGTWQKKALDWGSTRQEKALMDKSAKMLVTTWIDQAPRALNDYSNRQWAGLVSDFYLPRWKNFFESQLDVLTGKKDRTAAQAAFMDKTVREELAFAGNGKVYSTKPSGDTLTVANRVMGAHREMLDALSAEERHSTGTPWDLQQGSPLQFNVTDQVTGPGTYTATFQWKNGPSALKIHSVKLYEGDREVAADTHEGWTGVENKDNSYRLDLKRYRTNLDSYTLKAEVSGVSEGASKGEMTLKKEAR